The following are encoded in a window of Rubellicoccus peritrichatus genomic DNA:
- a CDS encoding phage terminase large subunit family protein: MGRVDTVIERAFQLLIIPEPIPAYQWAAENRFLPSEVTAVQGMYDPEFAPFQKEPQDSFFDDDVQVTVLQWAARQGKTECINNLEGCSIDRDPSNILVAYPTIDSSEKWAKEMFEPMRDNTPSIKAKISEPKSRDGDNTIRSKKFPGGRISAIGTNSPSGFRQIQARIVIADEIDAMEDGKEGDPITLLFKRADNYADSIQVLASTPTIKGLSRIQTWFEKGDQRYWFVKCCNDACGHWQTLKWEQLDWSKQGTRDDPRYICEECGHAHNDKERVRMVRNGEWRPTATFNGVRSYHLNGLYSVFPAKKGFKNNKMIQFVEEFYDAKEQGSQGLQVWTNTFKAEVFDDSAEQMDYEAIHARAEHYDPSDEPIPDGSLMLVLGADVQGSPARIEAEVVAYGEGFESWGLGYYQFMGDLEDPETWKPFRDLLEKQWKLYNGGSLKLARGFIDMGHRDDLVLPFCKSCLAVGIKLYPVRGKGTEGRNTPPIVGRPSKNNRLRLPHYMIGDVATKKSVYADVAREPGGSHTCHFPKGNGYDLEYYRQLVAAERLVMKYQGGRPYQTFINPEKLPNEALDIRKYAYAAAVSLDPRWNDIAKNVEKLATKQKEEARVAPKPLESARPVAVPRPYRQQRRTSFVNRWRHH, encoded by the coding sequence ATGGGTAGGGTGGATACAGTTATCGAGCGGGCTTTTCAATTGCTTATAATACCCGAACCAATTCCTGCGTATCAATGGGCAGCTGAGAATCGATTTTTGCCTAGCGAAGTAACTGCTGTGCAAGGCATGTATGACCCAGAGTTCGCACCATTTCAGAAAGAGCCACAAGATTCATTTTTTGATGATGATGTACAGGTAACGGTTCTCCAGTGGGCTGCAAGACAGGGAAAGACGGAATGTATAAACAATCTTGAAGGATGCTCAATAGATCGTGACCCAAGTAATATTTTAGTTGCATATCCCACCATTGATAGCTCTGAGAAATGGGCTAAGGAGATGTTTGAGCCAATGCGTGATAATACGCCCTCTATAAAGGCGAAAATAAGCGAACCAAAAAGCCGTGATGGCGATAATACAATTCGCTCAAAGAAGTTTCCTGGTGGTAGAATTTCAGCGATAGGCACTAATTCTCCTAGTGGTTTTCGGCAGATTCAGGCAAGAATTGTTATTGCTGATGAAATCGACGCAATGGAGGACGGTAAGGAGGGCGACCCAATTACGCTACTTTTTAAAAGAGCTGATAACTACGCAGACTCTATCCAAGTATTGGCATCTACACCCACTATAAAGGGACTTTCTCGAATCCAAACATGGTTTGAGAAAGGAGATCAAAGATACTGGTTTGTAAAGTGTTGCAATGATGCGTGCGGCCATTGGCAGACTTTGAAGTGGGAGCAATTGGATTGGTCAAAGCAAGGCACTAGAGATGATCCTAGATATATCTGTGAGGAATGCGGTCATGCGCATAATGACAAAGAGCGTGTTCGCATGGTCCGTAATGGTGAATGGAGACCAACGGCTACCTTTAATGGAGTGCGCAGCTATCATCTCAATGGATTGTATTCTGTGTTTCCAGCCAAAAAGGGTTTTAAGAACAATAAAATGATTCAATTTGTTGAAGAATTCTATGACGCGAAGGAGCAGGGTAGCCAGGGTCTCCAGGTCTGGACCAATACCTTCAAGGCTGAGGTATTTGATGATTCTGCCGAGCAAATGGACTATGAAGCTATCCACGCTAGAGCTGAGCATTATGACCCCTCAGATGAACCGATCCCAGACGGCTCTCTGATGCTGGTTCTTGGTGCCGATGTGCAAGGGAGTCCTGCTCGCATAGAGGCTGAAGTAGTCGCCTATGGTGAAGGCTTTGAATCGTGGGGCTTGGGTTACTATCAATTCATGGGGGATCTGGAAGATCCTGAGACATGGAAGCCGTTTAGGGATCTTTTAGAAAAACAATGGAAACTTTATAATGGTGGGTCATTAAAATTGGCTCGTGGTTTTATAGATATGGGCCACCGTGACGACCTTGTTTTACCATTCTGCAAGAGTTGCTTAGCTGTCGGGATCAAGCTGTATCCAGTCAGGGGCAAAGGAACAGAGGGTCGTAACACACCTCCCATCGTTGGCAGACCGAGTAAGAATAATCGGCTCAGACTACCCCACTATATGATTGGAGATGTTGCGACTAAGAAGTCTGTCTATGCAGATGTCGCAAGGGAGCCGGGTGGGTCACATACATGCCATTTTCCAAAAGGTAATGGGTATGACTTAGAATATTATCGTCAGCTCGTAGCGGCAGAGCGCCTTGTTATGAAGTATCAAGGTGGTAGGCCTTATCAGACATTCATTAACCCCGAGAAACTCCCTAATGAAGCACTGGACATTCGCAAGTATGCTTATGCTGCTGCTGTGTCCCTTGATCCTCGCTGGAATGATATTGCAAAGAATGTTGAAAAGCTGGCCACCAAACAAAAGGAAGAGGCGAGGGTAGCGCCAAAGCCCCTTGAATCTGCGAGACCTGTAGCCGTTCCAAGACCTTACAGGCAGCAAAGAAGAACATCTTTTGTCAATCGCTGGAGGCATCATTGA